A window of Deinococcus radiotolerans contains these coding sequences:
- a CDS encoding TubC N-terminal docking domain-related protein — MVARELLLELNQRGITLTVLGDQLHAEFPAGSMTPELSQRIGALKGELLSELRRQATSTCCNLPPPLHRIVRAAVANQLSRPGFLPSGMVSDLGQFVLACAALHAIGVEPQRQVRDLEAAQSGWAQ; from the coding sequence GTGGTAGCGCGCGAACTGCTGCTGGAACTCAACCAGCGGGGGATCACCCTGACGGTTTTAGGCGACCAGCTCCATGCGGAATTCCCGGCTGGGAGCATGACGCCGGAGTTGTCCCAGCGCATCGGAGCACTGAAAGGGGAACTTCTGAGCGAACTTCGACGCCAAGCCACCTCCACGTGTTGCAACCTGCCGCCACCCTTACACCGCATTGTGCGGGCTGCGGTAGCCAATCAGCTCAGTCGACCCGGCTTCCTACCTTCTGGCATGGTGTCTGATCTGGGTCAGTTTGTTCTGGCCTGCGCTGCTCTACACGCCATCGGTGTGGAGCCACAGCGGCAGGTTCGAGATCTGGAGGCGGCTCAGTCGGGCTGGGCACAGTGA
- a CDS encoding AAA family ATPase produces MTLKREPRSLPLFDFSTSLPVQPVEWLVERFLARGAGTILFGQPGVSKTAHAAHLAACLVAGVPFAELPTIERGLRVLYLDFDGSIEWNMDLFKAAFRGIGREDLHSQLKCYSPNTEACILPGEDTLQSLEALGPDIACTVREHSIDLVICDSLGQMMMGDTNSGQDVALALRAGLNPARTAGAAVLVIDHATKAAATGNGVPTPIGSQQKRAWARVSVALESESYEDHVVTRWSVDKSNAAPFRPFRTRLDFQTAGGRLHQLTLTALGEAGARIRPDQKEGLDRTGQARQAILGALQSGARSRHELGSGSTVDRALKFLVESGQIQRLSHGLYGLSQSGNEVEPSGRPDIESQTW; encoded by the coding sequence GTGACTTTAAAGCGCGAACCCCGGAGTCTTCCCCTCTTCGACTTCAGTACATCGCTCCCTGTGCAACCTGTGGAGTGGCTGGTGGAGAGGTTCTTAGCACGTGGCGCAGGCACCATCCTGTTCGGGCAACCAGGGGTCAGTAAGACTGCCCACGCAGCGCACTTGGCCGCTTGTCTGGTTGCGGGTGTGCCTTTCGCAGAGCTGCCCACCATTGAGCGCGGTTTACGTGTCCTGTACTTGGATTTCGACGGCTCCATAGAGTGGAACATGGACCTGTTCAAAGCCGCATTTCGCGGTATTGGCCGGGAGGACCTGCACTCACAGCTCAAGTGCTATAGCCCCAACACGGAGGCGTGCATCTTGCCTGGGGAGGACACTCTGCAATCCCTGGAGGCACTCGGGCCTGACATCGCCTGTACGGTCAGAGAGCACAGCATTGACCTCGTAATCTGCGACTCCTTAGGGCAGATGATGATGGGGGACACGAACAGTGGTCAGGATGTCGCACTCGCCCTCCGGGCAGGATTGAATCCTGCCCGAACTGCAGGTGCCGCTGTCCTGGTTATTGACCATGCCACCAAAGCCGCCGCAACAGGCAATGGGGTTCCAACGCCGATAGGTAGTCAGCAGAAGCGGGCCTGGGCGCGCGTCTCGGTAGCTTTGGAAAGCGAGTCATACGAAGACCATGTCGTGACGCGCTGGAGTGTCGACAAAAGCAATGCGGCTCCATTCAGGCCATTTCGCACTAGGCTGGATTTCCAGACTGCTGGAGGCCGGCTGCATCAACTGACGCTCACCGCTCTAGGAGAGGCTGGCGCACGGATACGACCAGATCAAAAGGAGGGACTCGACCGGACGGGTCAGGCGCGACAGGCCATCCTTGGCGCCCTGCAGTCAGGTGCTCGGTCACGTCATGAGCTGGGATCGGGAAGCACAGTTGACCGCGCCCTGAAATTCCTGGTGGAGTCTGGGCAGATTCAGCGACTGAGCCATGGCCTCTACGGACTGTCACAGAGCGGCAACGAGGTTGAGCCGAGCGGTCGTCCGGACATTGAGTCCCAGACGTGGTAG
- the nth gene encoding endonuclease III translates to MTEKKKSGARLPPGARVRAPQVLQALEALYPDARTELEFRTPFELLVATVLSAQATDVSVNAATPALFEAYPDAHAMSRAEAEDIEPLIRRIGLYRAKARNLAALARLLVERHAGEVPNDFEAVVALSGAGRKTANVVLSNAFGYPAIAVDTHVGRLARRLGLSTQTNPDKVEVDLQRLFPRERWVFLHHALILHGRRVCAARRPACEACVMATFCPKVGVV, encoded by the coding sequence GTGACGGAGAAGAAGAAGAGTGGGGCGCGGTTGCCCCCGGGCGCGCGGGTGCGGGCGCCGCAGGTCCTTCAGGCGCTGGAGGCGCTGTATCCGGACGCGCGGACGGAACTGGAGTTCCGCACGCCGTTCGAGTTGCTGGTGGCGACGGTGCTGAGCGCCCAGGCGACGGACGTGAGCGTGAACGCCGCGACGCCCGCGCTGTTCGAGGCGTACCCGGACGCGCACGCCATGAGCCGCGCGGAGGCGGAGGACATCGAGCCGCTGATCCGCCGGATCGGGTTGTACCGCGCCAAGGCCCGCAACCTGGCGGCGCTGGCGCGTCTGCTGGTCGAGCGGCACGCGGGGGAAGTGCCGAACGACTTTGAGGCGGTGGTGGCGCTGTCCGGCGCGGGCCGCAAGACGGCAAACGTGGTCCTGTCGAACGCGTTCGGGTACCCGGCGATTGCGGTGGACACCCACGTGGGGCGGCTGGCGCGCCGCCTGGGTCTGAGTACCCAGACGAACCCCGACAAGGTCGAGGTGGACCTTCAGCGGCTGTTTCCGCGTGAACGGTGGGTGTTCCTGCATCACGCGCTGATCCTGCATGGCCGGCGGGTCTGCGCAGCCCGGCGGCCCGCGTGTGAGGCGTGCGTCATGGCGACTTTCTGCCCGAAAGTGGGCGTGGTGTGA
- a CDS encoding zinc ribbon domain-containing protein: MSDTSPLRRLHRVQELDLNLDRLRDEEGNISPELRDARAEQERLNNALEDTEITLEGVEKNIRRTELDLSSIREQVGRAREEQEKNAFDARAQSQYGSRIQMLSERADELEEDLAPLREQQQTLQARASDLRGQHRALRPSLGALEEQDEARVQGLRDQGEADRQERAQLAGNLDARTIREYDMIRRAKKGLGVVEIKAGRCSGCNVNLPVNVQQKAAQGKLPPVKCPSCGRFLIRLDLA; the protein is encoded by the coding sequence ATGAGTGACACCTCCCCCCTTCGCCGCCTGCACCGCGTTCAGGAACTCGACCTGAACCTCGACCGCCTGCGCGACGAGGAAGGCAACATTTCTCCTGAACTGCGTGACGCCCGCGCGGAGCAGGAACGCCTGAACAACGCCCTCGAGGACACCGAGATCACCCTGGAAGGCGTCGAGAAGAACATCCGCCGCACCGAACTCGACCTGTCCAGCATCCGTGAGCAGGTCGGCCGCGCGCGCGAGGAGCAGGAGAAGAACGCCTTCGACGCCCGCGCGCAGTCACAGTACGGCAGCCGCATCCAGATGCTCAGCGAACGCGCCGACGAGCTCGAAGAGGACCTCGCCCCGCTGCGTGAGCAGCAGCAGACCCTCCAGGCCCGCGCGAGCGACCTGCGCGGCCAGCACCGCGCCCTGCGCCCCTCCTTGGGCGCGCTGGAAGAGCAGGACGAGGCGCGCGTGCAGGGCCTGCGCGACCAGGGCGAAGCGGACCGTCAGGAACGCGCTCAGCTCGCCGGGAACCTCGACGCGCGCACCATCCGCGAGTACGACATGATCCGCCGCGCCAAGAAGGGCCTCGGCGTCGTGGAGATCAAGGCGGGACGCTGCAGCGGCTGCAACGTGAACCTCCCCGTGAACGTCCAGCAGAAGGCCGCGCAGGGCAAGCTGCCCCCCGTGAAGTGCCCCAGCTGCGGCCGCTTCCTGATCCGCCTCGACCTCGCGTAA
- a CDS encoding tyrosine-type recombinase/integrase — protein MTAPRKTKGRGNGQGTVWKDGDGYRWQVTLGYRTDGSRITRSGRAATKKAAHDAMNKAQADFSRGLIGAPEKVTVAEYAERWKNRQLEVSPRTAKRYGEELDYALEHIGSMRLQDVRPHHLKDLTVRLSRREMRRGNTMSTRTQAHVLTRLRSVFREAVTDQIIYVNPLEGVKRVKAPRHESAGEPLDFDQAARLHTVGTALHAAGMCRLWPAVFTAVSVGLRRGEVMGLTWDDVDLERSVLRIRQARVMGISGIETGSPKTINSRRDVHLPPSLVTVLRDHQLAQAVARREAGTAWMNTGAVFATALGDWTHPDNLKRAVESVVLWSDPARLEGDVWRGVPRVKRQALVAAVQGGQKLPDISPHDLRHTYATLALRRGVPAEVVSKVLGHARVSITLDVYRHVLDNERRATVVDLFDTVPPAPPAASFALN, from the coding sequence ATGACGGCACCCAGGAAGACCAAGGGACGTGGCAACGGCCAGGGCACCGTCTGGAAGGACGGGGACGGATACCGGTGGCAGGTCACGCTGGGCTACCGCACCGACGGCAGCCGCATCACTCGCTCTGGCCGGGCAGCGACCAAGAAAGCGGCGCATGATGCCATGAACAAGGCCCAGGCCGATTTCTCACGAGGCCTGATTGGTGCCCCGGAAAAAGTGACGGTCGCCGAATACGCCGAACGCTGGAAGAACCGGCAACTGGAGGTCAGCCCACGGACCGCCAAACGATACGGGGAGGAACTGGACTACGCCCTGGAGCACATCGGCAGCATGCGGCTTCAGGACGTCCGGCCGCACCACCTGAAAGACCTGACGGTCCGCCTCTCCCGCAGAGAGATGCGCCGCGGCAACACCATGTCGACGCGCACCCAGGCGCATGTCCTGACCCGGCTCCGATCAGTATTCCGGGAGGCGGTCACGGACCAGATCATCTACGTCAATCCCCTAGAAGGCGTGAAGCGCGTCAAGGCGCCCAGACATGAATCAGCCGGCGAGCCCCTGGACTTCGATCAGGCCGCCCGGCTGCACACGGTGGGTACCGCGCTGCACGCTGCCGGGATGTGCCGCCTGTGGCCCGCTGTCTTCACGGCCGTCAGTGTGGGTCTCCGGCGAGGTGAAGTCATGGGGCTCACCTGGGATGACGTGGATCTCGAACGGAGCGTCCTCCGGATCCGGCAAGCACGGGTGATGGGCATCAGTGGGATCGAGACAGGCAGTCCGAAAACCATCAACTCCCGCCGCGATGTCCACCTGCCACCTTCACTGGTCACCGTCCTACGGGACCATCAACTCGCACAGGCCGTCGCACGGCGTGAAGCAGGGACAGCGTGGATGAACACCGGCGCCGTCTTCGCCACGGCATTGGGTGACTGGACCCATCCGGACAACCTCAAGAGGGCGGTGGAAAGCGTGGTCCTGTGGTCTGACCCTGCCCGCCTGGAAGGCGACGTGTGGAGGGGCGTCCCACGAGTGAAGAGGCAAGCCCTAGTCGCTGCAGTTCAGGGTGGACAGAAGCTCCCTGACATCTCACCGCATGACCTGCGCCACACCTATGCCACGCTGGCCCTGCGTCGGGGCGTCCCGGCAGAAGTGGTGTCTAAAGTGCTGGGTCACGCGCGGGTGTCGATCACGCTTGATGTGTACCGTCATGTGCTGGACAACGAGCGGCGAGCGACCGTGGTGGATCTCTTCGACACCGTACCGCCAGCGCCGCCCGCGGCGTCTTTCGCGCTGAACTGA
- a CDS encoding helix-turn-helix domain-containing protein → MNDHIRQQVRDIMKERGITQQQLADLTGLQRPNVTRLLSGTSGQVPDNWQRILDALQLDLITSSTTEDQR, encoded by the coding sequence GTGAATGATCATATACGCCAGCAAGTCCGGGACATCATGAAAGAGCGAGGCATCACGCAGCAGCAGCTGGCCGATCTCACGGGCCTCCAGCGCCCCAATGTCACTCGCCTCCTGAGCGGCACGAGCGGGCAGGTTCCCGACAACTGGCAGCGCATCCTCGACGCCCTACAACTCGACCTGATCACCAGCTCAACAACGGAGGATCAACGATGA
- a CDS encoding MFS transporter, with product MSGGDLRPQRGQTWRFSRQVWLYLSSVFTFGLSQAFTALFLNFYLRALGLGAEWQGVLNALPAITLACLSLPAVAVARRISNAHALKVGAALNLLGLGLLVLAGGPLLVIVGAVIQGAGGALSMVAASPFMANNSDERSRVTLFSVQNALMTGAGFLGNLLGGQIPTLYAQSTGTTPDALGALRAALLVAAALQLVGLLPVLWLRPTGKTKPTGRSFHVRDRATMARLVLPNILVGLGAGATIPFLNVFIEGKFSVSYAGLGTLFAWTSLATAATALLQPLLVRRMGQLQAVLVVQACSLPFLAALGFAPQLWMVTAALFTRGALMNAAGPVYSAYAMTALPEEDRPMYSAVNLIAWDLGWAISSVLSGVVRGALPFTTAFNALFAWTLLMYGASVLAIYLGLYRRAQRTSTPAPVAP from the coding sequence GTGAGCGGCGGTGACCTGAGGCCGCAGCGGGGGCAGACGTGGCGGTTCTCGCGGCAGGTGTGGCTGTACCTGTCGTCGGTGTTCACGTTCGGGCTGTCGCAGGCGTTCACGGCACTGTTCCTCAACTTCTACCTGCGCGCGCTGGGCCTGGGTGCCGAGTGGCAGGGCGTCCTGAACGCGCTGCCCGCCATCACCCTGGCATGCCTGAGCCTCCCGGCGGTGGCGGTCGCGCGGCGCATCAGCAACGCGCACGCCCTGAAGGTCGGCGCGGCGCTAAACCTTCTGGGCCTGGGTCTGCTGGTCCTGGCGGGCGGCCCGCTGCTGGTCATCGTGGGCGCGGTCATCCAGGGGGCGGGCGGGGCGCTGAGCATGGTGGCCGCGTCGCCGTTCATGGCGAACAACAGTGATGAGCGCAGCCGCGTCACGCTGTTCAGCGTGCAGAACGCCCTGATGACCGGCGCGGGCTTCCTGGGGAACCTGCTGGGCGGCCAGATCCCCACCCTGTACGCCCAGAGTACCGGCACTACCCCGGACGCCCTGGGGGCGCTGCGGGCCGCGCTGCTGGTCGCCGCCGCACTGCAACTCGTCGGCCTGCTGCCCGTCCTGTGGCTCAGACCCACGGGCAAGACGAAACCCACCGGGCGCAGCTTCCACGTCCGCGACCGCGCCACGATGGCCCGGCTGGTCCTGCCGAACATCCTGGTGGGTCTGGGCGCGGGCGCGACCATCCCGTTCCTGAACGTGTTCATTGAGGGGAAATTCAGCGTGTCGTACGCGGGCCTGGGCACCCTGTTCGCCTGGACCAGCCTGGCGACCGCCGCCACGGCGCTGCTACAGCCCCTGCTGGTGCGCCGCATGGGCCAGCTTCAGGCGGTGCTGGTCGTTCAGGCGTGCAGCCTGCCGTTCCTGGCGGCGCTGGGCTTCGCGCCGCAGCTGTGGATGGTCACGGCCGCCCTGTTCACGCGCGGCGCGCTGATGAACGCCGCCGGACCCGTGTACAGCGCCTACGCCATGACCGCCCTGCCCGAGGAGGACCGGCCCATGTACTCCGCGGTGAACCTCATCGCGTGGGACCTGGGCTGGGCGATCAGCAGCGTCCTGTCCGGCGTGGTGCGCGGCGCGCTGCCCTTCACCACGGCCTTCAACGCGCTGTTCGCGTGGACGCTGCTGATGTACGGCGCGAGCGTCCTGGCCATCTACCTGGGCCTGTACCGCCGCGCCCAGCGCACGTCCACACCCGCCCCGGTCGCCCCGTGA